The following are encoded in a window of Kaistia algarum genomic DNA:
- the rsfS gene encoding ribosome silencing factor: MRRQIAADDVLKIILDSLDDSKAEEIVSIDIAGKSALADFMVIATGRSQRHVGAIADHIARDIAEAGGRVASVEGMPHCDWVLIDAGDVIVHVFRPEVRSFYNLEKMWSSDAPKTGALRPVTENPAG; encoded by the coding sequence GTGCGCCGGCAGATTGCGGCGGACGACGTTCTCAAAATCATCCTCGACAGCCTCGACGATTCGAAGGCGGAGGAGATCGTATCCATCGACATCGCAGGCAAATCGGCATTGGCGGACTTCATGGTCATCGCCACCGGCCGGTCGCAACGCCATGTCGGCGCCATCGCGGATCATATCGCCCGCGATATAGCGGAGGCCGGTGGCCGCGTCGCGAGCGTCGAAGGCATGCCGCATTGCGATTGGGTACTGATCGACGCCGGCGACGTGATCGTCCATGTCTTCAGGCCGGAAGTCCGCAGCTTCTACAATCTGGAGAAGATGTGGTCGTCTGATGCTCCAAAGACCGGGGCGCTGCGTCCGGTAACGGAGAATCCGGCCGGCTGA
- a CDS encoding glutamate-5-semialdehyde dehydrogenase — MTTTMVLKRESEDVAAVMQAIGRTARAAARKIALAPSHAKDTALRAMAAEIRASETRILEANAFDVAAIEKSGALPSFVDRATLSPSRIEAMARGVEEIADLTDPVGTVIAAWDRPNGLHFERVRTPLGVIGVIYESRPNVTADAGALCLKSGNSVILRGGSDTLRTSSVIHAALVRGLEAAGLPGAAIQMVPTADRAAVGAMLDGLGGLIDVIVPRGGKSLVARIQDEARVPVFAHLEGIVHIYVHSGADLAMAIPLIVNAKMRRTGVCGAAETLLIDKAVAATHLVPIVRALIEAGCTIRGDAETCRLVPEASPAAEQDWSAEYLDAIIAVKVVDGLDAAIDHIETYGSHHTDAILTADQEAADRFLAEVDSAIVLHNASTQFADGGEFGFGGEIGIATGRMHARGPVGVEQLTSFKYRVHGAGQTRP; from the coding sequence ATGACGACGACAATGGTGCTGAAGCGAGAGAGCGAAGACGTCGCGGCGGTGATGCAGGCCATCGGCCGCACGGCCCGCGCCGCTGCCCGCAAGATCGCCCTCGCCCCGTCGCACGCCAAGGACACCGCCCTTCGGGCCATGGCCGCCGAGATCCGCGCTTCCGAAACGCGCATCCTGGAGGCGAATGCCTTCGACGTCGCTGCGATCGAGAAGTCCGGCGCGCTTCCCTCCTTCGTCGACCGTGCCACGCTCAGCCCTTCCCGCATCGAAGCGATGGCACGCGGCGTCGAGGAGATCGCCGATCTCACCGACCCCGTCGGCACGGTGATCGCCGCCTGGGACCGGCCGAACGGCCTGCACTTCGAGCGCGTCCGCACGCCGCTCGGCGTCATCGGCGTGATCTATGAGAGCCGTCCCAATGTGACGGCTGATGCCGGCGCACTGTGCCTCAAATCCGGCAATTCCGTGATCCTGCGCGGTGGCTCCGACACCTTGCGCACGTCATCGGTCATCCATGCGGCGCTGGTGCGCGGCCTCGAGGCGGCCGGCCTTCCCGGCGCCGCGATCCAGATGGTGCCCACCGCCGACCGCGCCGCCGTCGGCGCTATGCTGGACGGGCTCGGCGGCTTGATCGACGTCATCGTACCGCGCGGCGGCAAGAGCCTCGTCGCCCGCATCCAGGACGAGGCGCGCGTGCCTGTCTTCGCCCATCTCGAAGGCATCGTTCACATCTATGTCCATTCCGGCGCCGACCTCGCCATGGCGATCCCCCTGATCGTCAACGCCAAGATGCGCCGCACGGGCGTTTGCGGCGCCGCAGAGACGCTGCTCATCGACAAGGCGGTCGCCGCTACCCATCTGGTGCCGATCGTGCGCGCGCTGATCGAGGCCGGCTGCACGATCCGCGGCGATGCCGAGACCTGCCGCCTGGTGCCCGAGGCGTCGCCGGCCGCCGAGCAGGATTGGTCGGCCGAATATCTCGACGCCATCATCGCCGTGAAGGTCGTGGACGGGCTCGACGCGGCGATCGATCATATCGAGACCTATGGCTCGCACCATACCGACGCGATCCTCACCGCGGATCAGGAAGCGGCCGATCGCTTCCTCGCGGAAGTGGATTCAGCCATCGTGCTGCACAATGCCTCGACCCAGTTTGCCGATGGCGGCGAGTTCGGCTTCGGCGGCGAGATCGGCATCGCGACCGGCCGGATGCATGCCCGCGGCCCCGTCGGCGTCGAGCAGCTCACCTCGTTCAAGTACCGTGTTCATGGCGCCGGGCAGACGCGGCCGTGA
- the rpmA gene encoding 50S ribosomal protein L27, translated as MAHKKAGGSSRNGRDSAGRRLGVKKFGGEAVISGNIIIRQRGTQWHPGTGVGIGKDHTIFAVEDGHVAFRRKANGRTYVSVAPAVMEAAE; from the coding sequence ATGGCACACAAGAAGGCAGGCGGCTCTTCGCGCAACGGCCGCGACTCCGCGGGTCGTCGCCTCGGCGTCAAGAAGTTCGGCGGCGAAGCCGTCATTTCCGGCAACATCATCATTCGTCAGCGCGGGACGCAGTGGCATCCCGGCACCGGCGTTGGCATCGGCAAGGATCACACGATCTTCGCCGTCGAGGACGGGCATGTCGCGTTCCGTCGCAAAGCCAATGGCCGCACCTACGTATCCGTCGCCCCGGCGGTGATGGAGGCTGCAGAATAA
- a CDS encoding nicotinate-nucleotide adenylyltransferase, with protein sequence MTSDDLSDPSLRLALKLPQASAGQRIGLFGGSFDPPHDGHLMVSRAAIRRLRLDQLWWLVTPGNPLKEHAPGALARRVEAARQLARGEPKIRVTAVEAALGTRFTAETLAILKARRPGVRFVWIMGADNLRQFHRWRQWREIASMMPIAVLDRPGSTYAATVSATATALAPYRIGEDRAGALAGLDPPAWIFLHGRRTALSSTALRAAGKTRDESS encoded by the coding sequence GTGACGTCGGACGATCTGTCCGACCCTTCGCTTCGGCTGGCGCTGAAGCTGCCGCAGGCGAGCGCCGGGCAGCGCATCGGCCTTTTCGGCGGCTCCTTCGATCCGCCGCATGACGGCCATCTGATGGTGAGCCGGGCCGCCATCCGTCGCCTGCGGCTCGACCAGCTCTGGTGGCTCGTAACTCCCGGCAATCCCTTGAAGGAGCATGCACCGGGCGCGCTCGCCCGCCGCGTCGAGGCAGCGCGACAGCTGGCGCGCGGCGAGCCGAAGATTCGCGTCACCGCCGTCGAAGCGGCGCTCGGCACGCGCTTCACTGCCGAAACACTGGCCATCCTGAAGGCCCGGCGGCCGGGCGTGCGCTTCGTCTGGATCATGGGCGCCGACAATCTTCGCCAGTTCCACCGCTGGCGGCAATGGCGCGAGATCGCGTCGATGATGCCGATTGCTGTCCTCGACCGACCCGGCAGCACCTATGCGGCAACCGTTTCGGCTACCGCAACAGCGCTGGCTCCTTACCGAATCGGGGAAGATCGGGCCGGAGCCCTAGCCGGGCTCGATCCGCCCGCCTGGATCTTCCTGCACGGAAGAAGAACGGCCCTTTCCTCGACGGCGCTACGTGCCGCAGGAAAGACACGAGATGAATCATCTTGA
- a CDS encoding murein hydrolase activator EnvC family protein, translating into MAVDLWGRACDRPDTSFGPSNVHRLQHSAPSLRAAAFAALLLALLSPEAHAADEGVTPASTAPTAAEQSARRAELDAITRDIDVTKERQEALRSEIAKLDNDSTSLTSALVDTGERATELEKKIDKAEQRMSSLLDEEKTVHDSLAARRGTLANVLAALQRMGRKPPPAIVVRPQDALSAVRSAMLLGAVVPELRGEAIQLAGDLQHLLALKGEQERERDRMRADSTALAEERTRIQLLVEEKKKARVASEQQLADEQSRSEQLARKATSLKDLIASLEKQVAASADAAAAASKAEADNQAALESGKASPNPDSLGARNRIAPAVAFGNTKGMLPMPVNGVQMKGFGDADGLGGTTQGISIATRAGNGVSSPADGWVVYAGPFRSYGQLLIINAGGGYHILLAGMERIDVELGQFVLAGEPVAVMGSRLLASNNVDGIGATQPMLYVEFRKDGTSIDPAPWWARSNDEKVGG; encoded by the coding sequence TTGGCGGTCGACCTTTGGGGTCGCGCTTGCGACCGTCCGGACACCTCCTTCGGGCCGTCGAACGTGCATCGACTTCAGCATTCCGCGCCGTCGCTAAGAGCTGCCGCGTTCGCCGCGCTGCTGCTGGCGCTGCTGTCGCCGGAAGCGCACGCCGCCGATGAAGGCGTCACGCCCGCAAGCACCGCGCCGACAGCGGCGGAACAAAGTGCCCGCCGCGCGGAACTCGACGCGATCACCCGCGACATTGACGTCACAAAAGAGCGACAGGAAGCCTTGCGATCCGAAATCGCAAAGCTCGACAATGACAGCACGTCGTTGACATCGGCGTTGGTCGACACCGGGGAGCGCGCCACCGAACTCGAGAAGAAGATCGACAAGGCCGAGCAGCGCATGAGCAGCCTGCTCGACGAAGAGAAGACGGTCCACGATTCGCTCGCCGCGCGCCGGGGAACCCTGGCCAATGTGCTGGCCGCTTTGCAACGTATGGGCCGCAAGCCGCCGCCCGCCATTGTTGTGCGGCCTCAGGATGCCCTCTCAGCAGTCCGAAGTGCCATGCTGCTAGGGGCGGTGGTACCGGAGCTGCGGGGCGAAGCCATCCAGCTGGCAGGTGACCTCCAGCATCTCCTCGCGCTCAAGGGCGAGCAGGAGCGCGAGCGCGACCGCATGCGCGCCGATTCGACCGCGCTCGCCGAGGAGCGCACGCGGATCCAGCTCCTGGTCGAAGAAAAGAAGAAGGCGCGCGTCGCGTCCGAGCAGCAATTGGCCGACGAGCAATCCCGCTCCGAGCAACTCGCCCGCAAGGCCACCAGTCTCAAGGACCTGATCGCGAGCCTGGAGAAGCAGGTCGCGGCCTCCGCGGATGCCGCCGCGGCGGCAAGCAAGGCCGAAGCCGACAACCAGGCCGCGCTCGAGTCCGGCAAGGCATCGCCGAACCCGGACAGCCTCGGCGCGCGCAACCGCATCGCGCCGGCTGTCGCCTTTGGCAATACCAAGGGCATGCTGCCGATGCCGGTCAATGGGGTCCAGATGAAGGGCTTCGGCGACGCCGACGGACTGGGCGGTACAACGCAGGGAATTTCGATCGCGACGCGCGCCGGGAACGGCGTATCGTCACCCGCCGATGGGTGGGTAGTTTACGCCGGACCGTTCCGGTCCTACGGTCAACTCTTGATCATCAATGCCGGCGGCGGATATCATATCTTGTTGGCAGGAATGGAGCGGATCGACGTCGAACTCGGGCAGTTCGTGCTGGCAGGCGAGCCGGTGGCGGTCATGGGATCGCGGTTGCTGGCCAGTAATAATGTCGACGGTATTGGCGCTACGCAGCCCATGCTCTATGTCGAATTCAGAAAAGACGGAACCTCGATCGACCCGGCCCCATGGTGGGCGCGATCCAACGACGAAAAGGTTGGCGGATGA
- the proB gene encoding glutamate 5-kinase, which yields MSAAVLSADSAVDMKPENFRRIVVKIGSALLVDRATGRLREEWLSALVDDVAALASGGRDVLLVSSGAIALGRGVLGLPGGILKLEESQAAAAVGQIALARAYSERLDRHSIRAGQILLTLGDTEERRRYLNARSTIGTLLRLGAVPVINENDTVATSEIRYGDNDRLAARVASMMGADLLVLLSDIDGLYTAPPHANPDARLIPIVPKITPEIEAMAGGAASEYSRGGMKTKVDAAKIATAAGATMAIALGKPLHPLRQISEGGTATWFLPEGNPVTERKKWISGHLETRGLIVIDAGAVRALRSGKSLLPAGVRRVEGRFQRGDAIIIQGPSGEEVGRGLVAYDMADAERIAGRNSNEIAAILGYSGRAAMVHRDDMALRGE from the coding sequence ATGAGCGCCGCTGTCCTGTCCGCGGACAGCGCCGTGGATATGAAGCCCGAGAACTTTCGCCGTATCGTCGTCAAGATCGGCTCGGCCCTGCTCGTCGACCGCGCCACGGGCCGGCTGCGCGAGGAATGGCTCTCCGCGCTCGTCGACGACGTGGCGGCGCTTGCGTCGGGCGGGCGCGACGTATTGCTCGTTTCCTCGGGGGCGATCGCGCTCGGCCGCGGCGTCCTCGGCCTTCCCGGCGGCATCCTGAAGCTGGAGGAGAGTCAGGCGGCGGCGGCTGTCGGCCAGATCGCGCTCGCCCGTGCCTATTCGGAACGGCTCGACCGCCATTCGATCCGCGCCGGCCAGATCCTGCTGACGCTGGGCGATACCGAGGAACGCCGCCGCTATCTGAATGCTCGCTCCACGATCGGCACGCTGCTGCGTCTCGGCGCCGTGCCCGTGATCAACGAGAACGACACGGTCGCGACCAGCGAGATCCGTTATGGCGACAATGATCGCCTCGCCGCGCGCGTCGCCTCGATGATGGGCGCGGATCTGCTGGTGCTGCTCTCCGACATTGACGGGCTCTATACGGCGCCGCCGCATGCCAATCCCGATGCACGCCTCATCCCGATCGTTCCGAAGATCACGCCCGAGATCGAGGCGATGGCCGGCGGTGCGGCATCGGAATATTCGCGCGGCGGCATGAAAACCAAGGTCGATGCGGCCAAGATCGCGACGGCCGCCGGCGCGACGATGGCGATCGCCCTCGGCAAGCCGCTGCATCCGCTCCGGCAGATTTCCGAGGGCGGCACCGCGACATGGTTCCTGCCCGAGGGCAACCCCGTCACCGAGCGCAAGAAGTGGATCTCCGGCCATCTGGAGACGCGCGGCCTCATCGTGATCGACGCAGGCGCGGTGCGGGCGCTGCGGTCCGGCAAGAGCCTGCTTCCGGCCGGCGTCCGCCGGGTCGAGGGCAGGTTCCAGCGTGGCGATGCGATCATCATCCAGGGGCCATCGGGCGAGGAAGTGGGACGAGGCCTCGTCGCCTATGACATGGCCGACGCCGAGCGCATCGCCGGGCGCAATTCGAACGAGATCGCCGCGATCCTCGGCTATTCGGGGCGCGCGGCCATGGTCCATCGCGACGACATGGCCCTGCGGGGCGAATAG
- the obgE gene encoding GTPase ObgE, with protein MKFLDEAKVYIRSGDGGAGSVSFRREKFIEFGGPDGGDGGRGGDVWAECVDGLNTLIDYRYQQHFKAKTGVHGMGRNMAGGRGDDVTLKVPVGTQIFDEDNETLIADLTHPGQKILLAKGGNGGFGNTHFKTSTNQAPRRANPGLEGIERWIWLRLKLIAHAGLVGLPNAGKSTFLAAVSAAKPKIADYPFTTLHPNLGVVRIDGRDFVMADIPGLIEGAHEGIGLGDRFLGHVERCRVLLHLVDGTQEDPAEAYRIVRGELDAYGAGLEEKREIVALSKADAIAADELEGKKKALARACGMTPLVLSAASGAGVESALRVLARIIEEGNTNDPNDVPAAKAEDWTP; from the coding sequence ATGAAATTCCTCGACGAGGCCAAGGTCTATATTCGCTCCGGTGACGGCGGGGCCGGTAGCGTCTCCTTCCGCCGCGAGAAATTCATCGAGTTCGGTGGGCCAGATGGCGGCGATGGCGGGCGCGGCGGGGATGTCTGGGCCGAATGCGTCGACGGCCTCAACACGCTGATCGACTATCGATACCAGCAGCACTTCAAGGCGAAGACCGGCGTTCACGGCATGGGCCGCAACATGGCCGGCGGTCGCGGTGATGACGTGACGCTGAAGGTCCCCGTCGGCACCCAGATCTTCGATGAGGACAACGAGACGCTGATCGCCGACCTGACTCATCCAGGACAGAAGATCCTGCTGGCCAAGGGCGGCAATGGCGGTTTTGGCAATACCCATTTCAAGACCTCGACCAACCAGGCGCCGCGGCGCGCCAATCCCGGCCTTGAAGGTATCGAGCGCTGGATCTGGCTCCGGCTGAAGCTGATCGCCCATGCCGGCCTCGTCGGCCTGCCCAATGCAGGCAAGTCGACGTTCCTTGCCGCCGTTTCCGCCGCGAAGCCCAAGATTGCCGACTATCCCTTCACCACGCTGCATCCCAATCTCGGCGTCGTCCGCATCGACGGCCGCGATTTCGTCATGGCCGATATTCCGGGCCTGATCGAAGGCGCGCATGAGGGCATCGGGCTTGGCGACCGCTTCCTCGGCCATGTCGAGCGCTGCCGCGTTCTGCTGCATCTCGTCGACGGCACGCAGGAAGACCCGGCCGAGGCCTACCGGATCGTGCGCGGCGAACTTGACGCCTATGGCGCCGGTCTTGAAGAGAAGCGCGAGATCGTGGCGCTGTCGAAGGCCGACGCGATCGCGGCAGACGAACTCGAAGGGAAGAAAAAGGCCCTTGCTCGAGCCTGCGGGATGACGCCGCTCGTTCTCTCTGCCGCTTCCGGTGCCGGCGTCGAATCGGCCTTGCGCGTGCTGGCTCGCATCATCGAGGAAGGCAACACCAACGATCCGAACGATGTGCCGGCAGCCAAGGCAGAGGACTGGACGCCATGA
- the rplU gene encoding 50S ribosomal protein L21 translates to MFAVIKTGGKQYRVAANDELKVELLTGEAGDTVTFDEVLLVGGEDGTTVGAPLVAGATVTGEIVDQMRTRKILVFKKRRRQNSKRSRGHRQHLTVVKITGISAGA, encoded by the coding sequence ATGTTCGCAGTCATCAAAACGGGCGGCAAGCAGTATCGCGTTGCCGCCAATGACGAGCTCAAGGTCGAGCTGCTCACCGGCGAAGCCGGCGACACCGTGACCTTCGATGAAGTGCTGCTGGTCGGCGGCGAAGACGGCACTACCGTCGGCGCTCCGCTGGTTGCAGGCGCAACGGTCACCGGCGAGATCGTCGACCAGATGCGCACGCGCAAGATCCTTGTGTTCAAGAAGCGTCGGCGCCAGAATTCGAAGCGCAGCCGCGGCCACCGTCAGCATCTGACCGTCGTCAAGATCACCGGGATCTCGGCGGGCGCCTGA
- a CDS encoding GNAT family N-acetyltransferase produces MKGTMRATLRERILRTPRLLLRPAEPADAPAIAAGLGDFEVTRWLARVPYPYDIDEATRFLAWEKSQRHFGEDQVFIIDQGGLIGLVSLRGRGEAPVLGYWLARAHWGKGLMREAVTAVVADTFSNPAIAEIQSGVFEGNERSLAIQSHLGFDIVGRSRQHNLALQRDLDHIDTILTRARHAELTT; encoded by the coding sequence ATGAAGGGGACGATGCGAGCAACGCTGCGTGAGCGAATTCTCCGGACCCCGCGCTTGCTGCTGCGCCCCGCCGAACCGGCGGACGCACCGGCGATCGCGGCTGGGCTCGGCGATTTCGAAGTGACACGCTGGCTCGCCCGCGTGCCCTATCCCTATGACATCGACGAGGCGACGCGGTTCCTCGCTTGGGAGAAATCGCAGCGCCATTTCGGCGAGGATCAGGTCTTCATCATCGATCAAGGCGGCCTGATCGGGCTCGTCTCGCTGCGCGGAAGGGGAGAGGCGCCGGTTCTGGGCTACTGGCTCGCCAGGGCGCATTGGGGGAAGGGGCTGATGCGCGAAGCGGTCACGGCCGTGGTCGCCGATACTTTTTCAAACCCTGCCATCGCCGAGATTCAATCCGGAGTCTTCGAAGGCAATGAACGTTCGCTCGCCATCCAGTCGCATCTGGGCTTCGATATCGTTGGCCGCTCGCGCCAGCATAATCTTGCGCTTCAGCGCGATCTTGATCATATCGACACCATACTGACGCGTGCGCGTCATGCCGAGTTAACAACATGA
- a CDS encoding RNA pyrophosphohydrolase, with product MSKKKPVDPSTLPYRPCVGTVVFNAAGQVFIGERSPNAELVAGDPVWQLPQGGIDPGEEPLPAAYRELFEETSIRSVTLIEEAEGWFDYDLPPDLVGVALKGKYRGQRQKWFAFRFEGEESEINVLSPGGGAHEAEFISWRWERLDALPSLIVPFKRKVYEQVVAAFRHLAS from the coding sequence ATGTCGAAGAAGAAACCGGTCGATCCCTCGACCTTGCCCTATCGTCCCTGCGTCGGGACCGTCGTCTTCAACGCCGCCGGGCAGGTCTTTATCGGCGAGCGCTCGCCGAATGCCGAGCTGGTCGCGGGCGACCCCGTCTGGCAGCTGCCCCAAGGTGGCATCGACCCGGGCGAGGAGCCCTTGCCGGCCGCGTATCGCGAGCTGTTTGAGGAGACGAGCATCCGGTCCGTGACGCTGATCGAGGAAGCCGAGGGCTGGTTCGACTATGACCTGCCGCCGGATCTCGTCGGTGTCGCGCTCAAGGGAAAATACCGCGGTCAGCGGCAGAAATGGTTCGCCTTCCGCTTTGAGGGCGAGGAGAGCGAGATCAACGTATTGTCACCTGGCGGCGGCGCCCATGAGGCTGAATTCATCTCGTGGCGGTGGGAGCGGCTCGACGCGCTGCCCAGCCTGATCGTCCCGTTCAAGCGCAAGGTCTACGAGCAGGTCGTCGCAGCCTTCCGCCATCTGGCCTCATGA
- a CDS encoding S41 family peptidase, with protein MIRNATLLLAGTIIGAAATVTLSQMPGLVPTAAQAAVSDTYRQLNLFGDVFERVRADYVEKPEDSALVEAAVNGMLTSLDPHSSYMNPKDFKDMQVQTRGEFGGLGIEVTMEDGAVKVVSPIDDTPAAKAGIQAGDLIVAIDGDSVQNMNLNQAVEKMRGAVNTPITLQIQRKGTAKPFDVKIVRDVIRIQSVKWRAEGDVGYIRISSFNEQTFDGLKTAIEKLDDQIGKDKIKGFILDLRNNPGGLLDQAVAVGDTFLDHGEIVATRGRHSDQNTRYDARPGDMTDGKPVIVLINGGSASASEIVAGALQDQKRATILGTRSFGKGSVQTIIPLGSNGAIRLTTARYYTPAGRSIQAKGIDPDIQVLQDLPPELKDQVTDTKGEASLKGHLANEAGGQEGGGSQAYVPPEAKDDKQLQQAIGLLDGKQANSAFPPDPKAAVPN; from the coding sequence ATGATTCGCAATGCTACCCTGCTCCTGGCCGGCACGATCATCGGCGCCGCGGCCACGGTGACGCTGAGCCAGATGCCCGGGCTCGTACCGACGGCCGCGCAGGCCGCCGTGTCCGATACCTACCGGCAGCTCAATCTGTTCGGCGACGTGTTTGAGCGCGTCCGGGCGGACTATGTTGAAAAGCCCGAGGATTCAGCCTTGGTCGAGGCGGCCGTCAACGGCATGCTCACCTCGCTCGATCCGCATTCGAGCTACATGAATCCCAAAGACTTCAAGGACATGCAGGTCCAGACCCGCGGCGAATTCGGCGGGCTCGGGATCGAGGTGACCATGGAGGACGGCGCGGTCAAGGTCGTATCCCCGATCGACGACACGCCGGCCGCCAAGGCGGGCATCCAGGCCGGAGACCTGATCGTCGCCATTGACGGCGACTCGGTTCAGAACATGAACCTCAATCAAGCCGTCGAGAAGATGCGCGGCGCGGTCAATACGCCGATCACACTGCAGATCCAGCGCAAGGGCACCGCCAAGCCCTTCGACGTCAAGATCGTCCGCGACGTCATCCGCATCCAGTCGGTCAAGTGGCGCGCCGAAGGCGATGTCGGCTATATCCGCATCTCCTCCTTCAACGAACAGACCTTTGACGGGCTGAAGACGGCGATCGAGAAGCTCGACGACCAGATCGGCAAGGACAAGATCAAGGGCTTCATCCTTGATCTGCGCAACAATCCCGGCGGCCTGCTCGATCAGGCGGTCGCGGTCGGCGATACGTTCCTCGACCATGGCGAGATCGTCGCGACGCGCGGGCGCCATTCGGACCAGAATACGCGCTACGACGCCCGGCCCGGGGATATGACCGACGGCAAGCCCGTCATCGTCCTCATCAATGGTGGCTCCGCTTCGGCATCGGAAATCGTGGCCGGCGCCCTGCAGGACCAGAAGCGGGCGACGATCCTCGGCACCCGCTCCTTCGGCAAGGGATCGGTACAGACGATCATCCCGCTTGGCTCCAACGGCGCGATCCGCCTGACGACGGCGCGCTACTACACGCCGGCCGGCCGCTCGATCCAGGCCAAGGGCATCGATCCGGATATTCAGGTCCTGCAGGACCTGCCGCCGGAGCTGAAGGACCAGGTGACCGATACCAAGGGCGAAGCATCGCTGAAGGGTCACCTCGCTAACGAAGCTGGCGGCCAGGAAGGCGGCGGCTCTCAGGCCTATGTCCCGCCGGAGGCCAAGGACGACAAGCAGCTTCAGCAGGCGATCGGCCTGCTCGACGGCAAGCAGGCGAACAGCGCCTTCCCGCCGGACCCGAAGGCGGCCGTTCCGAACTGA
- a CDS encoding GNAT family N-acetyltransferase, with translation MQDDGGEEATDDDERGLRTRRLLLRQPRTRDVAALTAALDNPRVAMGLVSVPYPYRRGDAEIWIERERARSSTSGASYVAVSRAEGGLVGAGFHSRSDTWPDGFEICFWIAERFWGKGYGTEVAHAVIDDAFSAGGAERIWCAIRVNSAAARRVVEKCGFQFRDSGMVRSVAARGAVPIERFVLERRVWTSLKAWGAEETGRIGKSKTDEGDDASNAA, from the coding sequence ATGCAGGACGACGGCGGTGAGGAAGCGACGGACGACGATGAACGGGGGCTGCGGACACGACGTCTGCTCCTGCGTCAGCCAAGGACACGGGATGTAGCCGCGCTGACGGCGGCTCTCGACAACCCCCGCGTCGCGATGGGGCTGGTGAGCGTCCCCTATCCCTATCGGCGCGGCGACGCCGAAATTTGGATCGAGCGCGAACGCGCCCGTTCCTCGACATCGGGCGCCAGCTATGTTGCCGTTTCGCGCGCGGAAGGCGGACTGGTCGGCGCCGGCTTCCACAGCCGGAGCGACACCTGGCCGGACGGCTTCGAGATCTGCTTCTGGATCGCCGAGCGATTCTGGGGCAAGGGCTATGGCACGGAGGTGGCGCACGCTGTGATCGACGATGCCTTCTCCGCGGGCGGCGCGGAGCGGATATGGTGTGCGATCCGCGTCAACAGCGCGGCGGCGCGCCGGGTCGTCGAGAAGTGCGGCTTCCAGTTCCGCGATTCCGGCATGGTTCGCTCGGTCGCCGCCCGCGGGGCCGTGCCGATCGAGCGCTTCGTTCTGGAGCGCAGGGTCTGGACCAGCCTGAAGGCCTGGGGTGCGGAAGAAACAGGGCGGATAGGAAAGAGCAAGACAGATGAAGGGGACGATGCGAGCAACGCTGCGTGA
- the rlmH gene encoding 23S rRNA (pseudouridine(1915)-N(3))-methyltransferase RlmH, producing the protein MRISIFSVGRLKTGPDRLLVERYLERAVHAGRSLSLDVVTREFSESRAGRGEDRMAQEATMLIAALPPGARLVALDEGGRAPTSVEFARKIGRLRDDGLGDLVFAIGGADGHGAALKSRADETLAFGQMTWPHQIVRLLLAEQIYRAMTILSGHPYHRE; encoded by the coding sequence ATGCGCATTTCGATCTTCTCGGTCGGACGACTCAAAACGGGCCCCGACCGGCTTCTCGTCGAGCGTTATCTAGAACGCGCCGTCCATGCCGGCCGCAGCCTGAGCCTTGATGTCGTCACTCGGGAATTTTCCGAGAGCCGGGCCGGTCGCGGCGAGGACCGCATGGCCCAGGAAGCGACGATGCTTATCGCCGCCCTCCCGCCCGGCGCCCGGCTGGTCGCCCTAGACGAAGGCGGCCGTGCTCCGACCAGCGTCGAGTTCGCCCGCAAGATCGGACGGCTGCGCGATGACGGGCTCGGTGACCTCGTATTCGCGATCGGCGGTGCCGACGGCCATGGCGCCGCGCTCAAGTCCCGCGCCGACGAGACGCTGGCCTTTGGTCAGATGACATGGCCTCACCAGATCGTCCGCCTGCTGCTCGCTGAGCAGATCTACCGGGCGATGACAATCTTGTCCGGCCATCCTTATCATCGTGAGTGA